The Chitinophaga flava genome has a segment encoding these proteins:
- a CDS encoding Ig-like domain-containing protein: MMKKLLLSCLFVLAALLSQAQSTYYWVKGSGAWEDINHWSSTSGGTPNKSIIPGPDDDIYFDANSGLVNGTVVTLPVGSHAYCRNMSWVGVTGNATFRTTSTASKYTLYISGSVELASSVAYGMMSIVFNGPTPATFKANGAARVNAAGWYNPLTVDKPGSSLKILGDIPGSFALRNLYLTNGKLDLSGGTHTFGSFISNNNNVREVDITNATMILSTVSQPSTWDLEGTNYTLYATGSYIQTVNFGSNGGNYPKVDITGTDNGMVINGTTFSTLTFTSTASTPGMVRIGMNNIIDQLEFKSHGNIRAGGNQIARLLMAPGKQLLVWGASTITALLRMNAQDCAGLSELLGADSQAALNFGAGATTDLRNVYAKDVTFGGSIVLPVSFQGLDGGGNTGMDIQPLSGGTTMYWVGGAGDWNDQNHWSATSGGTGGYCVPLSADNVIFDANSGFAAGNNTVSTTTNTWCHNMTWTNLSTPVTFTTSAGYTAEVWGSLSLDPNVTMTATLTMKGAEDVTLTTNGSSQGKLTLTITKPVGSVTLTDNFTNPQASIVLNSGKLYMASRKLDIYQFKSNTNNARTIDITNATITTSYNWELTGTGRTWVNNGAGSFITSNDYFLVSGLTYPKVYCTSDLDHFNISGATIDELIFTNPNPLSKADISGNNIIGTLEFKGAGDIRGGGNQIARLLMSPSSINKFAGNNTIKERIRLNSATCSGLGEMRGPGTLNFSPGVTFDLANVYIQNMTATGSGIPIPVTGVDAGGNTGFSITATAGGNRYWIGGSGDWNDPSHWSASSGGPGGACVPTAIDNVFFDANSFTNGSSTVSVAAGNAYCRNMDWTGAGFNPEFNHTTSFSMEIWGNLVMNPVVTMNASPVFKGPSDVTITTNGSGKGSLVISIDKPATNTVRFLDNFINPAGGTISPKSGIVDLTGLTIKLSSISDYYSTGPTTIKITNATINVTEWYYAKSTSRTLEASGSSITAISFYTSGSVYNKVDVQTSDGNKIAISGATITDLLFSNTTNPSGAFINANNTIGRLEFKSSGRITGINNTIGTLIFTPGKIYTFTANTNTTITGDWFGNGTPCRLTEINTGGPGNATVTKTTGTVNFDYVRVKGITAAGITPFKAGEHSLDQGSNVNWSFKPYNSSAPITGLGPDLILCSDKFPYTLTTDGFFGSPMCQYKWNDGSTDPTLVVTKGGTYSVSVTFPDGCSSSGTIKITESKVVVPAITGNLNVCEQVTTLLANTTPGGIWSSNATTVASIDATGLVTGIKAGTADMMYEVTNADGCKASQTATVTVNALPVVSPIAGTTSVCVGVTTALNSTTTGGVWSSNNNAIATVNASGVVTGVAAGTADIIYEVTNANGCKAQQKATVTVKALPVVSPITGTTNVCVGSTTTLNNATTGGTWSSSNTAVATVDANGLVMGVAVGSANIKYEVTNADGCKAQQIATVTVNALPVVSPITGTTSVCVGVTTTLNSTTTGGIWGSSNTAVATIDANGLVTGVSAGTATITYEVTNANGCKSKQAATITVNALPVVSPITGTTSVCVGVTTTLNNTTPGGVWSCSNAAVATIDANGLVTGVSAGTATITYEVTNANGCKSKQTTTVTVNALPVVSPITGTTNVCTSFTTTLSNTTPGGIWSSSNTAVATIDANGLVTGVSAGTSTITYEVTNANGCKVQQTTTVTVNALPVVSPITGTNSVCVGVTITLNSTTPGGIWSSSNTAVATIDANGLVTGVSAGTATITYEVTNANGCKSKQAATITVNALPVVSPITGTTSVCVGVTTTLNSTTPGGVWSSSNTAVATIDATGVVTCVSAGTATITYEVTNANGCKAQQTTTVTVNALPVVTPITGANSVCVEVTTSLNSTTPGGVWSSSNTAVATIDASGVVTGISAGTSIITYEVTNANGCKSKQTATITVNALPVVSPITGTNSVCVGVTTTLNSTTPGGIWGSSNTAVATIDASGQVTGVSAGTSTITYEVTNANGCKSKQTTTVTVNALPVVSPITGTTNVCTSFTTTLSNTTPGGIWSSSNTAVATIDANGLVTGVSAGTSTITYEVTNANGCKTQQTTTVTVNALPVVSPITGTTSVCVGVTTALNSTTPGGVWSSSNTAVATIDASGLVTGVSAGTSTITYEVTNASGCKSQQTATVTVNALPVVSPITGTNNVCIGLTTNLTNTTPGGIWSSSNTAVATIDASGVVTGISAGTSTITYEVTNANGCKAQQTTIVTVNALPVVSPITGATSVCVGVTTSLNSTTPGGIWSSSNTAVATIDANGLVTGVSAGTSTITYEVTNANGCKTQQTTIVAVNALPVVSPITGTTNVCTGFTTSLNNTTPGGVWSSSNTAVATIDANGLVTGVSAGTTTITYEVTNANGCKAQQSLAITVYALPVVSPITGTTNVCAGSSTTLSNTTAGGIWSSSNTAVATIDASGLVTGISAGTATITYEVTNASNCKSQQTVTITVYALPVVSPITGTTSLCNGTTTALSNATPGGLWSSSNTAVATIDANGLVTGVSAGTATIVYEVTNANGCKTQQTAIVTVKALPVVSPITGATTVCLGGTTTLSNNTPGGTWSSNNPNLASIGSDGTVNGVVAGTVIITYQLTAAGCFNSTSITLTVSDCTNTAPPVAQNDVAETYADTPVDINVLNNDSQQNGTINPASVQIVRQPAHGSVTIKLDGTVTYTPAAGYNGTDNFVYTVKNMAGMESNQATVQITILEGPVAVDDDATTSSDKPVSIPVLANDRGKIDPSTVVVTLQPKQGSVTVNADGTITYTPARKYAGKDNFRYQFKDKNGKVSNEATVNIEVEAEELYIPNAITPNNDGKNDRFVIPGISKYPGTTLTIFNRWGNEVYYSPNYDNRWDGTGLSGGTYYYILKLNTGQDSKVYKGWIQLLR, translated from the coding sequence ATGATGAAAAAACTTTTACTGTCATGTTTATTTGTACTGGCTGCATTATTGTCGCAGGCACAGAGTACCTACTATTGGGTAAAAGGCTCCGGCGCCTGGGAAGATATTAACCACTGGTCTTCTACCTCTGGCGGAACCCCTAATAAGTCGATCATACCTGGCCCGGACGATGACATTTACTTTGATGCCAACAGTGGTTTGGTAAACGGTACTGTAGTAACCCTGCCGGTAGGCAGTCATGCTTACTGCCGGAATATGTCATGGGTGGGGGTTACAGGTAATGCAACCTTCAGAACTACATCTACCGCCTCCAAGTACACGCTTTATATTTCAGGAAGTGTTGAATTGGCTTCCAGTGTTGCTTATGGTATGATGTCGATAGTGTTTAACGGGCCAACTCCGGCAACCTTCAAGGCGAATGGGGCCGCCCGTGTGAATGCGGCCGGATGGTACAACCCCTTAACGGTTGATAAGCCAGGAAGTTCCCTGAAGATATTGGGGGATATTCCTGGGTCTTTTGCTCTGCGTAATCTTTACCTGACCAATGGAAAGCTCGACTTGTCCGGTGGTACACACACTTTTGGCAGCTTTATCAGCAATAACAATAATGTCAGGGAGGTGGATATTACCAATGCCACGATGATTTTGTCCACTGTGTCGCAGCCAAGTACCTGGGATCTGGAGGGTACCAATTATACGCTTTATGCTACGGGCTCCTATATCCAGACCGTTAATTTCGGGTCGAATGGGGGCAATTACCCCAAGGTCGACATTACCGGTACGGACAATGGTATGGTCATTAATGGTACCACTTTCAGCACGCTGACGTTTACCAGTACCGCCTCCACGCCGGGGATGGTGAGGATCGGAATGAATAACATCATTGATCAGCTGGAGTTTAAAAGCCATGGTAATATCCGGGCTGGCGGTAACCAGATTGCACGCCTGCTGATGGCGCCAGGCAAACAGCTGCTCGTGTGGGGAGCAAGTACGATTACAGCATTGCTGCGAATGAACGCACAGGACTGTGCTGGTCTGAGCGAATTATTGGGCGCTGATTCCCAGGCAGCCCTCAATTTTGGTGCTGGTGCAACAACGGATCTGCGCAATGTTTATGCAAAAGATGTGACCTTTGGTGGAAGTATTGTTTTGCCAGTGTCTTTCCAGGGGCTTGATGGGGGCGGTAATACGGGTATGGATATACAACCACTCAGCGGTGGAACGACCATGTATTGGGTCGGTGGTGCCGGCGACTGGAATGATCAGAACCACTGGAGTGCCACCAGTGGCGGCACCGGTGGCTATTGCGTTCCGCTTTCCGCCGATAATGTAATATTTGATGCCAACAGTGGTTTTGCTGCGGGTAACAATACTGTGAGTACCACAACTAATACCTGGTGTCACAATATGACCTGGACCAACCTGTCCACGCCAGTCACTTTTACTACCAGTGCGGGTTATACAGCAGAAGTTTGGGGCTCCCTGAGCCTGGATCCCAATGTGACCATGACTGCAACCCTGACAATGAAAGGGGCGGAAGATGTTACCCTCACTACCAATGGCTCTTCTCAGGGAAAACTTACACTTACCATCACGAAACCGGTAGGTTCTGTCACCCTCACGGATAATTTCACCAACCCTCAGGCATCGATTGTGTTGAACAGTGGCAAGCTCTATATGGCTAGCCGTAAATTGGATATTTACCAATTTAAGAGTAACACTAACAATGCACGAACAATAGATATTACCAATGCAACCATCACTACTAGTTACAACTGGGAGCTGACTGGTACCGGACGCACGTGGGTCAATAATGGTGCAGGTTCTTTTATTACCAGTAATGACTATTTTTTGGTATCTGGTCTTACTTATCCCAAAGTATATTGTACCAGCGATCTGGACCATTTCAACATCTCCGGTGCTACAATTGATGAACTGATATTTACCAATCCTAATCCTCTCTCCAAAGCAGATATCAGCGGCAATAATATTATCGGTACCCTGGAGTTTAAAGGGGCAGGAGACATACGAGGGGGCGGTAATCAGATCGCACGGCTGTTGATGTCCCCATCCTCTATTAACAAGTTTGCAGGAAATAATACCATTAAAGAGCGGATACGACTGAACAGTGCTACCTGTTCCGGATTGGGAGAGATGAGGGGGCCTGGTACCTTAAATTTTTCTCCAGGTGTCACTTTTGATCTGGCCAACGTGTATATACAAAACATGACAGCTACTGGTAGTGGTATACCTATACCTGTAACAGGCGTAGATGCCGGCGGAAATACAGGGTTCTCGATTACCGCCACAGCCGGAGGTAATCGTTATTGGATAGGTGGTAGTGGCGACTGGAATGATCCTTCACATTGGTCTGCTTCTAGTGGAGGACCAGGCGGGGCTTGTGTTCCTACCGCTATTGATAATGTATTTTTTGATGCCAACAGTTTTACCAATGGTAGCAGTACGGTGAGTGTTGCGGCAGGAAACGCTTATTGCCGTAACATGGACTGGACCGGTGCAGGCTTTAATCCGGAATTTAACCATACCACCAGTTTTAGTATGGAAATCTGGGGCAATCTGGTCATGAATCCGGTAGTGACGATGAACGCCTCACCAGTCTTTAAAGGACCTTCCGATGTTACGATTACCACCAATGGCAGTGGTAAGGGCTCCTTGGTGATATCAATTGATAAACCTGCTACCAATACGGTACGTTTCCTTGATAATTTTATCAATCCCGCGGGAGGAACCATTTCACCAAAAAGTGGAATAGTAGACCTGACTGGCCTTACTATAAAGCTGTCCTCGATTTCTGATTATTATTCAACAGGACCGACTACCATTAAGATTACAAATGCCACTATTAATGTTACGGAGTGGTATTATGCCAAAAGTACCTCCAGAACATTGGAGGCTAGTGGATCTTCTATTACAGCGATCAGTTTCTATACCAGTGGTAGTGTTTACAACAAGGTGGACGTTCAGACGAGTGATGGTAACAAAATAGCCATTAGCGGGGCCACCATTACAGACCTGTTGTTTAGTAATACCACAAATCCATCAGGTGCTTTTATAAATGCGAACAATACCATTGGCAGGCTGGAATTCAAGAGCAGTGGAAGGATAACTGGTATCAATAATACGATCGGTACCTTGATTTTTACGCCAGGTAAAATATATACATTCACAGCCAACACAAATACCACGATTACCGGAGACTGGTTTGGGAACGGAACGCCCTGTCGCCTTACTGAAATTAACACTGGCGGCCCAGGTAATGCTACGGTTACTAAAACAACCGGTACTGTAAATTTCGATTATGTAAGGGTAAAAGGTATCACCGCTGCTGGTATTACACCATTTAAAGCCGGCGAACATAGCCTGGACCAAGGTAGTAATGTGAACTGGAGCTTTAAACCCTACAACAGTTCTGCGCCTATCACCGGTCTGGGACCTGATCTCATCCTGTGCTCTGATAAATTTCCCTATACACTCACCACAGACGGCTTTTTTGGCTCGCCGATGTGCCAGTATAAATGGAATGATGGTAGCACCGATCCCACGCTGGTGGTTACCAAAGGCGGAACTTATAGTGTGTCCGTAACTTTCCCGGATGGATGCTCCTCTTCCGGTACCATCAAGATTACAGAGAGCAAGGTAGTGGTGCCTGCTATTACTGGTAATTTAAATGTCTGCGAACAGGTTACCACTTTACTCGCCAATACTACTCCCGGTGGTATCTGGAGCAGCAATGCCACTACTGTGGCCTCTATTGATGCCACCGGCCTGGTAACTGGTATCAAAGCCGGTACAGCAGATATGATGTATGAAGTAACCAATGCAGATGGTTGTAAAGCCAGTCAAACCGCTACCGTTACTGTAAATGCTTTACCGGTCGTATCCCCGATTGCTGGTACTACCAGTGTATGCGTTGGCGTTACCACTGCTTTAAATAGCACCACTACCGGTGGCGTATGGAGCAGCAACAACAACGCTATCGCTACAGTCAATGCATCCGGCGTGGTAACCGGTGTTGCCGCAGGTACTGCAGATATTATATATGAAGTGACCAATGCCAATGGTTGTAAAGCACAACAAAAGGCCACTGTAACCGTAAAAGCCCTGCCGGTAGTATCTCCCATTACCGGTACAACCAATGTGTGTGTCGGTTCTACTACTACCTTAAACAACGCCACCACCGGCGGTACATGGAGCAGCAGCAATACAGCTGTCGCTACAGTAGATGCCAATGGTCTGGTAATGGGTGTTGCCGTAGGATCTGCCAATATTAAATATGAAGTGACTAACGCAGATGGTTGTAAAGCGCAACAAATCGCTACTGTAACGGTGAACGCACTGCCGGTCGTATCTCCGATCACCGGTACTACCAGTGTATGCGTAGGTGTTACCACTACTTTAAACAGCACCACTACGGGTGGTATATGGGGTAGCAGCAACACGGCTGTTGCTACAATAGACGCCAATGGCTTGGTAACAGGCGTTTCTGCTGGTACCGCAACGATTACGTATGAAGTAACAAACGCTAACGGCTGTAAATCAAAACAAGCTGCCACAATAACTGTAAATGCCCTGCCGGTAGTATCTCCGATTACAGGCACAACCAGTGTATGCGTTGGGGTTACAACTACCTTAAATAACACCACTCCCGGCGGTGTCTGGAGCTGCAGCAACGCGGCTGTCGCTACAATAGACGCCAATGGCTTGGTAACAGGTGTTTCCGCCGGCACTGCAACGATTACTTATGAAGTAACCAATGCCAACGGCTGCAAATCAAAACAAACTACTACCGTAACTGTAAATGCACTGCCAGTAGTATCTCCAATTACAGGAACTACCAATGTATGCACCAGTTTCACTACAACCTTAAGTAACACCACTCCAGGCGGTATATGGAGCAGCAGCAACACTGCTGTCGCTACGATAGATGCCAATGGTCTGGTAACAGGCGTTTCCGCTGGTACTTCAACGATTACTTATGAAGTAACCAATGCCAACGGCTGTAAAGTGCAACAAACTACTACCGTAACCGTAAATGCACTGCCGGTAGTATCTCCAATCACCGGTACTAATAGTGTATGCGTTGGAGTTACAATCACCTTGAATAGCACTACGCCAGGCGGTATATGGAGCAGCAGCAACACTGCTGTCGCTACGATAGATGCCAATGGTCTGGTAACAGGCGTTTCTGCTGGTACCGCAACGATTACGTATGAAGTAACAAACGCTAACGGCTGTAAATCAAAACAAGCTGCCACAATAACTGTAAATGCCCTGCCGGTAGTATCTCCGATTACAGGCACAACCAGTGTATGCGTTGGGGTTACAACTACCTTAAATAGTACCACTCCAGGCGGTGTATGGAGTAGCAGCAACACCGCTGTCGCTACAATAGACGCCACAGGCGTTGTGACTTGTGTTTCTGCTGGTACCGCAACGATTACGTATGAAGTAACAAACGCCAACGGCTGTAAAGCACAACAAACTACTACCGTAACCGTAAACGCCCTGCCGGTAGTAACTCCAATCACTGGTGCCAATAGTGTATGCGTTGAGGTTACCACTAGCTTAAATAGCACCACTCCGGGCGGAGTATGGAGCAGCAGCAATACTGCTGTCGCTACAATAGACGCCAGTGGTGTTGTGACAGGTATTTCCGCCGGTACATCAATAATTACTTATGAAGTAACCAATGCTAACGGCTGTAAATCGAAACAAACTGCCACTATAACTGTAAACGCTTTACCGGTAGTATCTCCAATCACCGGAACCAATAGTGTATGCGTTGGAGTTACAACCACCTTAAATAGTACCACCCCAGGCGGCATATGGGGCAGCAGTAACACGGCTGTCGCTACAATAGACGCTAGTGGCCAGGTAACCGGTGTTTCCGCAGGTACTTCAACGATTACTTATGAAGTAACCAATGCCAACGGCTGTAAATCAAAACAAACTACTACCGTAACTGTAAATGCACTGCCAGTAGTATCTCCAATTACAGGAACTACCAATGTATGCACCAGTTTCACTACAACCTTAAGTAACACCACTCCAGGCGGTATATGGAGCAGCAGCAACACTGCTGTCGCTACGATAGATGCCAATGGTCTGGTAACAGGCGTTTCCGCTGGTACTTCAACGATTACTTATGAAGTAACCAATGCCAACGGCTGTAAAACACAACAAACTACTACCGTAACCGTAAACGCCCTGCCGGTAGTATCTCCGATTACAGGCACAACCAGTGTATGCGTTGGGGTTACAACTGCCTTAAATAGCACCACTCCAGGCGGTGTATGGAGTAGCAGTAACACCGCTGTCGCTACAATAGACGCCAGTGGCCTGGTAACTGGTGTTTCCGCTGGCACATCAACGATTACCTACGAGGTAACCAACGCCAGCGGTTGTAAATCACAACAAACTGCAACCGTAACCGTAAACGCATTACCAGTAGTATCTCCGATCACCGGTACCAATAATGTGTGCATCGGCCTTACGACTAATTTGACTAACACCACCCCAGGCGGTATATGGAGCAGCAGCAATACTGCTGTCGCTACAATAGACGCCAGTGGTGTTGTGACAGGCATTTCCGCTGGTACTTCAACGATTACTTATGAAGTAACCAATGCCAACGGTTGTAAAGCACAACAAACAACAATAGTAACTGTAAACGCTTTACCAGTAGTATCGCCTATTACAGGTGCCACTAGTGTATGCGTTGGTGTTACCACTAGCTTAAATAGCACCACCCCAGGCGGTATATGGAGCAGCAGCAACACTGCTGTCGCTACGATAGATGCCAATGGTCTGGTAACAGGCGTTTCCGCTGGTACATCAACGATTACGTATGAAGTAACAAACGCCAACGGCTGTAAAACACAACAAACTACTATCGTAGCTGTAAACGCATTACCAGTAGTATCTCCGATCACAGGCACTACCAATGTGTGCACCGGTTTCACTACTAGCTTAAATAATACCACCCCAGGTGGAGTATGGAGCAGTAGTAACACGGCTGTCGCTACAATAGATGCTAACGGCCTGGTAACGGGCGTTTCCGCTGGAACAACAACGATTACTTATGAAGTAACCAACGCCAACGGCTGTAAAGCACAACAGTCATTAGCTATAACCGTATATGCGTTACCGGTTGTATCACCCATCACTGGTACTACTAATGTATGCGCCGGTTCTTCTACTACTTTGAGCAACACTACTGCCGGTGGCATATGGAGCAGCAGCAATACCGCTGTCGCTACAATAGATGCCAGTGGCCTGGTAACAGGTATTTCCGCCGGCACTGCAACAATTACTTATGAAGTAACAAACGCCAGCAACTGCAAATCACAACAAACAGTAACCATAACCGTATATGCACTGCCGGTAGTATCTCCGATTACTGGTACTACCAGCTTGTGCAACGGTACCACCACAGCCTTAAGTAATGCTACCCCGGGTGGCCTATGGAGCAGCAGCAACACAGCTGTCGCTACCATAGACGCTAATGGCCTGGTGACTGGCGTTTCAGCCGGTACAGCAACGATTGTTTATGAAGTAACAAATGCTAACGGCTGTAAAACACAACAAACCGCTATCGTGACTGTAAAAGCACTGCCGGTCGTTTCACCTATTACAGGCGCAACCACCGTATGCTTAGGCGGTACAACAACTTTAAGTAACAACACTCCGGGTGGAACCTGGAGCAGTAATAACCCCAATTTGGCAAGCATAGGATCCGATGGAACAGTGAACGGAGTGGTAGCCGGGACTGTTATCATCACTTATCAATTAACAGCGGCTGGCTGTTTCAACAGTACCAGCATTACCTTGACTGTCTCCGACTGCACCAACACTGCACCGCCGGTAGCACAGAATGATGTGGCAGAAACCTATGCAGATACGCCAGTTGATATTAACGTACTGAATAATGATTCCCAGCAGAATGGTACTATCAATCCGGCTTCCGTACAGATTGTACGACAACCGGCACACGGCAGCGTGACCATTAAACTGGATGGCACTGTAACGTACACACCGGCAGCGGGTTATAACGGTACAGACAACTTCGTGTATACCGTGAAAAACATGGCCGGAATGGAATCCAATCAGGCTACCGTTCAGATTACCATCCTGGAAGGGCCTGTAGCGGTAGACGATGATGCTACTACCAGCTCCGATAAGCCTGTCTCCATACCGGTGCTGGCTAACGATCGCGGTAAAATTGATCCTTCAACTGTCGTAGTAACATTGCAGCCTAAGCAGGGCAGTGTTACCGTAAATGCAGACGGTACAATAACGTACACGCCTGCACGTAAATATGCCGGAAAGGATAATTTCCGCTACCAGTTTAAAGATAAAAACGGGAAGGTGTCCAATGAAGCGACTGTTAATATTGAGGTAGAAGCAGAAGAACTTTACATTCCAAATGCTATCACACCTAATAATGACGGTAAGAATGACCGCTTCGTGATCCCTGGTATTTCAAAATATCCGGGCACTACACTCACCATCTTCAACCGTTGGGGCAATGAGGTGTATTATTCTCCCAACTATGATAACCGCTGGGATGGTACAGGTCTGAGTGGCGGCACTTATTACTATATCCTTAAACTGAATACCGGACAGGATAGTAAAGTATATAAAGGTTGGATTCAATTATTACGTTAA
- a CDS encoding PorP/SprF family type IX secretion system membrane protein, protein MYSKILIFFILLSCLGQMAQAQQEVQFSQYVFNGLAVNPAYAGYRGDTHLGASFRKQWTSLPGAPQTGAVSIDGAPSWANDETVGLGAQVLWDKQGPQEYLSFTGSYAYRIRLDEEGVSRLCLGIGASLSQYAVKGDMISVLDENDPNVPVGKVSTFQPDASFGVYYYNPHFYAGVSVMQLFTRELNNRIIIAGVDKEFLTIRKTKHMYFTAGGLLNLSGDVKLKPSIMIKDDFNGPTSLDFNLFALLSEKLWIGGSYRTAVNIWDHNNLKSGLTKTNAASAMIEYFATDRLRIGYAYDVMTNRLSGYQGGSHEISIGFLIPNRKMKERIISPRYF, encoded by the coding sequence ATGTATTCGAAAATATTGATCTTTTTCATCCTGTTAAGTTGCCTGGGCCAGATGGCTCAGGCCCAACAGGAGGTACAGTTTAGCCAGTATGTGTTCAACGGATTAGCGGTCAATCCGGCATACGCAGGCTATCGTGGAGATACCCACCTGGGTGCCAGCTTCCGTAAGCAATGGACCAGCCTGCCCGGTGCTCCGCAAACAGGTGCCGTTTCTATTGATGGCGCTCCTTCCTGGGCCAACGATGAAACAGTAGGATTGGGCGCCCAGGTACTCTGGGATAAACAAGGCCCGCAGGAATATCTTTCCTTCACCGGTTCCTACGCCTACCGTATACGCCTCGACGAAGAAGGTGTCAGCCGCCTGTGTCTGGGTATTGGCGCCAGCCTTTCCCAGTATGCTGTAAAGGGAGATATGATATCAGTACTGGATGAAAATGATCCCAATGTACCGGTAGGTAAAGTCAGCACATTCCAACCAGATGCCAGCTTCGGTGTCTACTACTATAACCCTCATTTTTATGCCGGTGTTTCCGTGATGCAACTGTTTACCCGGGAACTGAACAACAGGATCATTATTGCGGGTGTAGATAAAGAATTTCTGACCATCCGTAAAACGAAACACATGTATTTCACAGCGGGCGGTTTGTTAAACCTCTCCGGTGATGTTAAACTGAAGCCTTCCATTATGATCAAGGATGACTTCAACGGTCCTACCAGCCTGGATTTTAACCTCTTTGCCCTGTTGTCCGAAAAACTATGGATCGGTGGTTCTTACCGTACTGCCGTGAATATATGGGACCACAATAACCTGAAGTCCGGCCTCACTAAAACCAATGCAGCCAGTGCTATGATAGAATATTTTGCAACCGACCGGCTCAGAATCGGATATGCCTACGACGTGATGACCAACAGGTTAAGCGGCTACCAGGGCGGTTCGCATGAAATATCCATCGGCTTCCTGATCCCTAACAGAAAGATGAAGGAAAGAATCATCAGTCCAAGGTATTTCTAA